The following coding sequences lie in one Tichowtungia aerotolerans genomic window:
- a CDS encoding sulfatase family protein — protein sequence MKKSGKIRYKTVAAMIGLVVGLGQAAAEKKPNILYIMADDQRYDTLGCTGNPVLKTPNIDRLAEQGVSFSKAFATTPICCVSRVSVLTGQYARRHGVHDFFTQVPDLGKTYPGILQQNGYYTGFIGKWGTDEQNQEYFQRVSSFFDFWGGSMHQSNYWHERDCRFVKNNGTTDRTEFQCDCPPDARGAKGEQTRVGRKNIQDPIHQEIHVIPQKVEQFLSQRDADKPFCLSISLKAPHGPWGDYADEVKHLFEGVALPVKASVDVTDAENRPDFLKNSLMNPQRGSKLVRDPKMLQEEMRHYYRLIAGIDICMGKILASLKEHDVDDNTVIIYTSDHGHFLGEHGFDGKWLLYEESAHIPMILYDPRNPVQAQTSDELALLIDMAPTMLDLAEIKVPKDMQGKSLLLQLTDPAQPLRDSFFMEHLYGHGPKPPNHIERSEGVRTRRWKYINYIDQSGPQSEELYDLENDPMEMHNLAGNPEFTVQFKKISSQWRRYREELK from the coding sequence ATGAAAAAGAGTGGGAAAATAAGGTATAAAACAGTGGCTGCCATGATCGGTTTGGTTGTCGGGTTGGGCCAGGCAGCTGCAGAAAAAAAACCTAATATATTATATATTATGGCGGACGACCAGCGTTATGACACGCTGGGCTGCACTGGCAATCCGGTGCTGAAGACACCGAACATCGACAGGCTGGCCGAGCAGGGGGTGAGTTTCAGCAAGGCGTTTGCCACCACACCGATCTGCTGTGTCAGTCGCGTCTCTGTTCTGACCGGTCAGTATGCCCGCCGTCACGGTGTGCATGACTTTTTCACCCAGGTTCCAGACCTTGGAAAAACCTATCCGGGCATCCTGCAGCAGAACGGATACTACACCGGTTTTATCGGCAAGTGGGGCACCGATGAGCAGAATCAGGAATACTTTCAGCGCGTTTCCTCCTTTTTCGATTTCTGGGGCGGTTCAATGCATCAGTCCAACTACTGGCATGAGCGTGACTGCCGGTTTGTGAAAAACAACGGTACGACCGATCGCACGGAATTCCAATGCGACTGTCCGCCCGATGCGCGCGGCGCCAAAGGAGAGCAGACTCGGGTCGGTCGCAAAAACATCCAAGACCCGATCCATCAGGAAATCCACGTGATTCCGCAAAAGGTGGAGCAGTTCCTATCGCAGCGCGATGCGGACAAGCCGTTCTGCCTTTCGATCAGCCTGAAGGCGCCGCATGGCCCGTGGGGCGATTATGCGGATGAGGTAAAGCATTTGTTCGAGGGAGTTGCGCTGCCGGTCAAGGCATCGGTTGATGTCACCGATGCGGAGAACCGCCCGGACTTTCTCAAAAACTCGCTGATGAATCCGCAGCGCGGATCAAAGCTGGTGCGCGATCCAAAAATGCTGCAGGAGGAGATGCGTCACTATTACCGCCTGATCGCCGGGATCGATATCTGCATGGGCAAAATTCTGGCATCCTTAAAGGAGCATGATGTGGATGACAACACCGTCATCATCTACACCTCCGACCACGGACACTTTCTCGGCGAACACGGCTTTGACGGGAAATGGCTGCTCTACGAAGAGTCGGCGCATATTCCGATGATTCTCTACGATCCGCGAAACCCGGTGCAGGCACAGACGAGCGACGAGCTGGCGCTGCTGATTGATATGGCTCCAACCATGCTTGATTTGGCGGAGATCAAAGTGCCGAAGGACATGCAGGGTAAGAGTCTTTTGTTGCAGCTGACCGATCCAGCGCAGCCTCTGCGCGACTCCTTTTTCATGGAGCACCTGTACGGTCATGGGCCGAAGCCGCCGAATCACATTGAACGCTCGGAAGGTGTGCGCACCCGCCGTTGGAAATACATCAACTATATCGATCAGTCCGGCCCGCAGTCGGAAGAACTCTATGACTTAGAAAATGATCCGATGGAAATGCATAATCTTGCAGGGAACCCTGAATTTACTGTGCAGTTCAAAAAAATAAGCAGTCAATGGCGTCGTTATCGCGAGGAGCTGAAGTAA
- a CDS encoding autotransporter outer membrane beta-barrel domain-containing protein: MNKKLIHLIGSVLCGVSFGANYVYQGNGGDPNDWYDDANWSDAAGLADWPTAADNALFMSELDMTISQIVPVHGQLQTGRGATNTVTIAAGGVVSNSNQTIAGIVDNGEGHFVVDGGTLVTKALRLNVFGGATVLSSGTRFELKSGAVHVDSSFGGDNAGDVDLGLNESATMEVSGGSLMVDNNLDFTDGFLKIVGASGFIQIGNTLQLGTGTGSSTQLSFELNGSGLVSTVFADAFSLLGVTTLEVDASQASCGDVLNLVLIDLANDTFSISEFSALSNALTTVNVRSGTLSLSGDGRQLLFSGIAEGTRIVSASVSENFLKLDVETTDSPSDLFVVGCTNLNSGWRSIAYATNATGGLQADLSRAPTVGTNRTVYVPATTQQAFYSIERSPLDDWFVVAAENDPAATTHELSSGGFELGISSLGGGYINRLALPGIGDTMGPVADRFGRGGQSAIRDYLHGQRYNPTQAGFSDPAGTVCRVLETLDDSALVVAPRPCVLFRGDGQMDFTEWENLVDDGYTESGGSNDWDTIDESLLPGKQATEITSEFDYFCTYEDRAGADGITIPCFRHYYEYRYVRDPGHCILQHNLGPLFDPVTGEVTDLSVTEPVGIYPATSNDLGVLQFSISIRMDRDLWAPLYRGLVNGPTIGDLSMQERGSNVAVRAFHRDASLAERTPGFALPNYAQIQVPLLILSESSDIDQGGALGLYFPDSEINTESVVGVDENSGAILYRDDRRLHVELRDSPFRIPTMQWDGFRGYLLGMLNPTRTPAGTVEVLRGEFYLLNGSPREIFENAQRIQPF, translated from the coding sequence ATGAATAAAAAGCTTATTCATCTGATTGGTTCGGTGCTGTGCGGGGTGTCATTCGGCGCAAACTATGTTTATCAGGGAAACGGCGGCGATCCGAACGACTGGTATGATGATGCCAATTGGAGTGATGCTGCCGGTTTAGCCGACTGGCCGACGGCGGCAGATAATGCCCTTTTTATGTCTGAGCTCGATATGACCATTTCTCAAATTGTGCCGGTACATGGTCAGCTTCAGACTGGTCGTGGAGCAACCAATACGGTAACGATTGCCGCCGGTGGAGTTGTGTCCAATTCGAATCAGACGATTGCCGGCATTGTCGACAACGGAGAAGGTCATTTTGTTGTTGATGGCGGAACACTGGTGACCAAGGCGCTTCGTTTGAATGTGTTTGGGGGAGCCACGGTGTTGAGTTCAGGAACCCGCTTCGAACTTAAGAGCGGAGCTGTGCATGTCGATTCATCTTTTGGCGGCGATAACGCGGGTGATGTTGATCTGGGACTCAACGAGTCGGCCACCATGGAGGTTTCCGGCGGTTCACTGATGGTTGATAACAATCTCGATTTTACCGACGGATTCCTGAAGATCGTAGGGGCTTCAGGTTTCATCCAAATCGGGAATACATTGCAGCTGGGTACTGGAACAGGTTCGAGCACACAACTGTCTTTTGAACTAAATGGTTCCGGGTTGGTTTCAACCGTGTTTGCCGATGCCTTTTCTCTGCTGGGAGTTACGACACTGGAAGTGGATGCGTCTCAGGCTTCATGCGGTGATGTTTTGAACCTGGTCCTGATTGATCTGGCGAATGACACGTTCAGTATTTCGGAATTCAGCGCGCTTTCAAATGCGCTGACAACAGTCAATGTTCGTAGTGGGACTTTGTCCCTGAGCGGCGACGGCAGGCAATTGCTTTTTTCCGGAATTGCTGAAGGAACGCGGATTGTTTCAGCGAGTGTGTCCGAGAACTTTTTGAAGCTGGATGTTGAGACAACAGATTCTCCGTCCGATCTTTTTGTGGTTGGGTGCACCAACTTGAATTCCGGGTGGCGTTCGATTGCGTATGCGACAAATGCGACGGGTGGACTTCAGGCCGATCTTTCGCGTGCCCCGACCGTTGGCACCAATCGGACGGTTTACGTGCCGGCCACTACCCAGCAGGCGTTTTACAGCATCGAACGTTCTCCGCTTGATGACTGGTTTGTTGTGGCCGCCGAGAATGATCCGGCGGCAACAACGCATGAGCTTTCCTCTGGCGGGTTTGAGCTCGGTATTTCTTCCCTTGGCGGGGGATATATCAATCGCCTGGCTTTACCGGGCATCGGCGATACGATGGGGCCTGTGGCCGATCGTTTTGGGCGAGGCGGGCAGTCCGCGATTCGCGATTATCTGCACGGCCAGCGCTATAACCCGACACAGGCCGGTTTCAGTGATCCGGCCGGAACGGTGTGTCGCGTTCTTGAAACGCTTGACGATTCTGCGCTTGTGGTTGCGCCGCGGCCCTGCGTTCTGTTCCGCGGCGACGGCCAGATGGATTTCACGGAATGGGAAAACCTGGTGGATGATGGTTACACGGAGTCCGGCGGCTCCAACGACTGGGACACGATTGACGAGAGCCTGCTGCCCGGGAAACAGGCAACCGAGATTACGAGCGAGTTTGATTATTTCTGTACCTATGAGGATCGGGCGGGTGCGGACGGCATTACGATTCCCTGCTTTCGGCATTATTATGAATACCGCTATGTGCGCGATCCGGGGCACTGCATTCTTCAGCATAATCTCGGCCCGCTGTTCGATCCCGTTACCGGAGAAGTGACGGATCTTTCTGTGACGGAACCCGTCGGGATTTATCCCGCAACATCGAATGATCTGGGCGTTCTTCAGTTTTCGATTTCCATCCGAATGGATCGTGATCTGTGGGCTCCGCTATACCGTGGATTGGTAAACGGTCCAACGATCGGCGATTTGTCCATGCAGGAGCGCGGCAGCAATGTGGCCGTGCGCGCGTTTCATCGGGATGCGTCTTTGGCAGAGCGAACGCCGGGATTTGCACTGCCCAATTATGCTCAGATACAGGTGCCGTTGCTGATTTTGTCAGAATCGTCCGATATTGATCAGGGCGGTGCTCTGGGACTCTATTTCCCGGATAGTGAGATCAATACGGAATCGGTTGTCGGTGTGGATGAGAACAGTGGCGCGATTTTATACAGGGATGACCGCCGCCTTCATGTGGAATTGCGCGACAGTCCGTTTCGCATTCCGACCATGCAGTGGGACGGGTTCCGCGGCTATCTGCTGGGGATGCTCAATCCGACCCGCACGCCGGCCGGAACGGTCGAGGTGCTTCGCGGGGAATTTTATCTGTTGAACGGATCACCCCGTGAAATTTTTGAGAACGCCCAGCGGATTCAGCCGTTTTAA
- a CDS encoding DUF5722 domain-containing protein, protein MRIFSVNVFVFLILVFSGILPVFGAGMTLIKTSDSDITIQLDESVSGSIKLLEIEPYDTLNPLRGLVQNRADCQQLDLSNDGFLRMTFLNGSPFDPQIYFPDYPINADYVGQFSMRVRVSGTQGGADMPFRIFGLPLTADYQDFNVPADGEWHIVRADVMNWSGTRSLRIDPANAQDYAINSNAVVDIDWVAVTYRNDFSGDRHHTGLDVFIDLGMPEPSWSGSAQPEIVLPRYNGVRDRLYSKYILTDGATNQVGSARYVTDLSGLSYRQDSLQNWSSLNTANGVTAAAVSNGILSVHYQLPAGTWDPGVQESGARRIDMDVAQEFAMKYRISGYTGGLSTVSLGVFGFVLGEDGPARQGDVLIPDGEWHVFRTTLDSSIGTLTWHGDVRIRVDVPNAGTAGSQASDFAGGTFELDWLAVSDDALFTPSRPLCEGGQVWTFEDDRTYSLSDGGGFKGTDGSVLTDKTDLGIQKNKMNFLQKNALNLSLSPSTTWAVDEFDVGINANYVHNNLGEDIRYVTANGMATIITSLNSLGDYWLDEGTADQRFNPLRNPLSSPSSPNSFSVAHNVMDPVGLAYYRGTMEYLGRYFSDPSGVNGELYRFTVGNELDQHWSWYNVGEMEMEEVVEIYLVSCRIADLALRSQHPDYRIYLSFTHYWDMLGGNVGALKACNMRDFLDLFAARAKEEGDFPWALCLHPYPQSLLDPTFWDDPGPVDSFDTEYVTFKNLQVARRYLQQESMLYNGQVRGINLGEQGFHVAVDGDAEDEAIQAAAMAYSHKIVEQIPNMEAYLYHRQVDLSLEGNLRFGLWADNPDIDGAQLFRRRPSWYVLRDYGTTNEAVQFDPYLSYLPLSSWDEINLADIALRYEFNAPDPDFTSEQIDAFQITDGVCRGTVSGLDPKIQNLNVNTYGDGQETCILRIKTAKSGSWQLFWRKAGGTFNQTQPISFSVTASGEFSVYQFDLSADTNWCGANITGWRLDPVGSSTAYDFEIDYMYFGPAGDFDGDGIADALESTADSDGDGLPDFADTDSNNNGWSDAREVSNGWNPVSSDTDGDGLSNEWEIQYGFDPHDALESAWDLDADGYDTLAEHIALTDPVDGQDYFVIDGAAGPAVSVVAKAGRTYTLLACTNLSSNVWKAVDVQAVAIDGLLVLVDTNDTETAMYRVRVSK, encoded by the coding sequence ATGCGTATTTTTTCTGTAAATGTTTTTGTGTTTCTTATATTGGTTTTTTCCGGAATCCTGCCGGTTTTCGGGGCCGGAATGACGCTGATTAAAACTTCTGATTCTGACATTACAATTCAGCTTGATGAGTCGGTTTCCGGCAGTATCAAACTTCTGGAAATTGAGCCCTATGATACATTGAATCCTTTGCGCGGACTGGTTCAGAATCGGGCGGATTGTCAGCAGCTGGATTTGTCCAATGACGGGTTTCTGCGGATGACGTTTCTGAACGGAAGTCCGTTCGATCCCCAGATTTATTTTCCGGATTATCCAATCAATGCCGATTATGTGGGCCAGTTCAGCATGCGTGTGCGAGTGAGCGGCACACAGGGCGGGGCGGATATGCCGTTCCGGATTTTCGGTCTGCCTCTTACTGCGGATTATCAGGATTTTAATGTGCCGGCAGACGGCGAGTGGCACATTGTGCGCGCAGATGTCATGAACTGGAGCGGAACGCGCTCGTTGCGGATTGATCCGGCAAATGCTCAGGACTATGCCATCAATTCGAATGCCGTGGTTGATATCGATTGGGTGGCGGTGACATATCGAAATGATTTTTCCGGCGACCGCCATCATACGGGTTTGGATGTGTTTATCGATCTGGGAATGCCGGAACCGTCCTGGTCGGGAAGCGCGCAGCCGGAAATTGTTTTGCCGCGCTATAACGGGGTGCGCGACCGACTTTACTCCAAGTATATTCTGACTGATGGGGCGACCAATCAGGTTGGGAGTGCCCGTTATGTGACGGACCTGTCCGGGCTGTCTTATCGTCAGGATTCACTGCAGAACTGGTCTTCACTGAATACGGCCAACGGTGTGACTGCCGCAGCGGTTTCCAACGGGATTCTGTCGGTACACTATCAGCTGCCTGCAGGAACCTGGGATCCGGGGGTTCAGGAGAGCGGAGCGCGTCGCATCGATATGGATGTTGCACAGGAATTTGCGATGAAATACCGGATCAGCGGCTATACTGGCGGGTTGTCAACGGTATCGCTTGGTGTGTTTGGTTTTGTGTTGGGAGAGGACGGCCCTGCCCGGCAGGGCGATGTACTGATTCCGGACGGGGAGTGGCATGTGTTTCGGACGACACTGGACAGTTCAATCGGTACGTTGACATGGCACGGGGATGTTCGAATTCGCGTCGATGTTCCCAACGCAGGCACTGCGGGTTCTCAGGCTTCGGATTTTGCCGGCGGAACTTTTGAGCTGGACTGGCTTGCTGTTTCTGATGATGCGCTGTTTACACCGTCGCGGCCGCTGTGTGAGGGCGGGCAGGTTTGGACGTTTGAGGATGACCGGACTTATTCTCTTTCCGACGGCGGCGGATTCAAGGGAACGGACGGATCGGTTCTGACCGACAAAACCGATCTGGGCATCCAGAAAAACAAGATGAATTTTCTGCAGAAAAACGCGCTGAATCTGTCTCTGTCTCCCAGTACGACTTGGGCGGTGGATGAGTTTGATGTCGGTATTAACGCAAACTATGTTCACAATAACCTGGGAGAGGATATTCGGTATGTCACAGCCAACGGTATGGCCACGATCATTACCTCGCTGAATTCTTTAGGGGATTATTGGCTTGATGAAGGGACGGCCGATCAACGTTTCAACCCGTTGCGCAACCCGCTGTCTTCCCCTAGTTCTCCAAACTCGTTTTCTGTTGCTCATAACGTGATGGACCCGGTTGGACTGGCGTATTATCGAGGTACGATGGAATACCTGGGCCGTTACTTTTCCGATCCATCCGGCGTAAACGGGGAACTGTATCGGTTTACCGTTGGAAACGAACTGGACCAGCATTGGAGCTGGTACAACGTCGGCGAAATGGAAATGGAAGAGGTGGTGGAAATCTACCTCGTTTCCTGTCGCATCGCCGACCTCGCGCTGCGCTCGCAGCATCCCGATTACCGAATCTATCTATCGTTTACTCATTACTGGGACATGCTGGGCGGAAATGTCGGAGCATTGAAGGCCTGTAATATGCGCGACTTCCTTGATCTGTTTGCAGCGCGCGCCAAAGAGGAGGGCGACTTCCCATGGGCACTCTGTCTTCACCCGTATCCGCAAAGCCTGCTTGATCCCACGTTCTGGGATGATCCCGGTCCGGTTGATTCGTTCGATACGGAATATGTCACCTTCAAAAACCTGCAGGTGGCCCGCCGTTATCTGCAGCAGGAATCCATGCTCTATAACGGGCAGGTGCGCGGCATCAACCTCGGCGAACAGGGGTTCCATGTGGCCGTCGATGGCGACGCCGAAGATGAAGCCATTCAGGCTGCTGCAATGGCCTATTCGCACAAAATCGTTGAGCAGATCCCAAACATGGAGGCTTATCTGTATCACCGACAGGTCGACCTCTCACTCGAGGGCAATTTGCGTTTCGGCCTGTGGGCCGATAATCCGGACATTGACGGGGCACAGCTGTTCCGCCGCCGCCCATCCTGGTATGTTCTGCGCGATTATGGAACCACCAACGAGGCCGTGCAGTTTGATCCGTACCTGTCGTACCTGCCGCTCAGCAGTTGGGATGAAATCAATTTGGCCGATATTGCACTCCGTTATGAGTTCAATGCTCCGGATCCTGATTTCACATCGGAGCAAATTGATGCATTTCAGATTACCGATGGAGTCTGCCGCGGAACGGTGAGCGGTTTGGATCCAAAAATTCAGAACCTGAACGTCAACACCTACGGGGACGGGCAGGAAACCTGTATTCTCCGAATCAAGACGGCGAAGTCCGGCAGCTGGCAGTTGTTCTGGCGCAAGGCAGGAGGTACGTTCAATCAGACTCAACCTATCTCGTTTTCGGTGACGGCTTCCGGTGAGTTTTCCGTTTATCAGTTTGACCTTTCTGCGGATACGAACTGGTGCGGAGCCAACATTACCGGCTGGCGACTGGATCCCGTCGGCTCGTCAACCGCTTACGACTTTGAAATCGATTATATGTATTTTGGCCCTGCCGGCGATTTCGACGGAGACGGCATCGCTGACGCTCTGGAATCTACCGCCGATTCCGATGGTGACGGCCTGCCGGACTTTGCTGATACCGATTCCAACAACAACGGCTGGAGCGATGCGCGGGAAGTTTCCAACGGTTGGAATCCTGTTTCGTCCGATACGGATGGCGACGGCCTTTCCAATGAGTGGGAAATTCAGTACGGCTTCGACCCACACGATGCACTTGAATCGGCATGGGATCTCGATGCCGACGGCTATGACACACTCGCCGAGCATATCGCGCTGACTGATCCGGTCGACGGACAGGACTATTTTGTGATTGATGGAGCGGCCGGTCCGGCGGTTTCAGTCGTTGCCAAAGCCGGGCGCACATACACGCTGCTGGCCTGCACCAACCTGTCTTCCAATGTTTGGAAGGCAGTGGATGTGCAGGCAGTCGCCATCGATGGGCTGCTGGTTCTGGTGGATACGAACGACACGGAAACAGCCATGTACAGGGTGCGGGTGAGTAAATAG
- a CDS encoding DUF5722 domain-containing protein has translation MTLIKASDSDITVQLNEAVSGTVNLLEIEPYDTLNPLRGLTSNRPDCQALDLSNDGFLRVTFIDPAPAGFDPQIEFKDYPVNADYVGQFSMRVRVSRTQSGADMPFRIFGLPAYQDILVPADGAWHIVRVDMTTTNWSGTSRILRIDPANAQSFAVNSNTVVDIDWAAVTYRDDFDGSRNHTGFDVFIDLGMPEPSWSGTAQREIVLSRYNGVRDRLYSKYILTDAGTNQIGHARFVTDLSELLYSEDSLQGWTALNVNNGIMEPVVSGGILAAQYQAPTSGSPWDPGVQDGAPLRVDMDVAKEFAMKYRIAGYSGSFSTVPMALYGFVLGELGTARQEDVLIPDGEWHVYRTRLDQSVGALSWHGDVKIRLDVPNSDPGNYPSSHFIGGSIELDWVSVSDDARFTPSQPLCDGGQVWTFEDDRTFALSDGGGFKGTDGTVLTDKADLGIQKNKMNFLQKNALNLSLSPGTTWAVDEFDIGINASYVHNNMGDDIRYASANGMATIITSLNSLGDYWLDEGTADQRFNPLRNPLSSTNAPNTFSVAHNVMDPVGLAHYRGTMEYLGRYFSDPSGKNGELYRFTIGNELDQHWAWYNLGEITMEEVVEIYLTSCRIADLALRSQHPDYRIYLSFTHYWDKLGGIADPLKCANMRDFLDLFAARAKEEGDFPWALCIHPYPQSLFDPTFWDDTGPTDSFDTEYMTFKNLQVARRYLQQESMLYNGQVRGINLGEQGFHVAVDGDAEDEAIQAAAMAYSHKIVEQVPDIEAYLYHRQVDHSLEGTLRFGIWADNPDVDGQQLFRRRPSWYVLRDYGTDNESATLDPYLAYLPISSWDDINLADIKLDYDFDEPDPNITTIQLPMFGTANGVFYGTVATNDPQMINANINTYGDGQETLLLRLKAERSGNWQLFWKNAGDVAFAQARSALIPVSASTVFQIVSADLSTNALWVGQNLKAWRLDPVGSTTAYDFELDYIKFGPAGDFDGDGITDALESSADSDGDGLPDFADTDSNNNGWSDTREASRGWNAASDDTDGDGMSNEWEIQYGFDPHDALEAQWDFDGDGYDSLAEHIALTDPENGLDYFVIDGVGEAVVTVDAKAGRTYTLLAAANLVSNVWNPVDVQTVAVDGPLVLVDTNDTETAVYRVRVSK, from the coding sequence ATGACACTGATTAAGGCTTCTGATTCTGACATTACGGTTCAGCTTAACGAAGCGGTTTCAGGCACGGTGAATCTTTTGGAGATTGAGCCCTACGATACGCTCAACCCGCTGCGGGGATTGACGAGCAACCGGCCGGACTGTCAGGCGCTGGATTTGTCGAACGACGGATTTCTCCGGGTGACCTTTATCGACCCCGCACCGGCCGGATTTGATCCGCAAATTGAGTTTAAAGATTATCCGGTAAATGCAGATTATGTCGGACAGTTTTCGATGCGTGTCCGGGTCTCGAGGACGCAGAGTGGGGCGGATATGCCGTTTCGAATTTTCGGGCTTCCGGCTTATCAGGACATTTTGGTTCCGGCGGACGGGGCCTGGCATATTGTCCGCGTCGACATGACGACGACGAATTGGAGTGGAACGTCCCGTATATTGCGGATCGATCCGGCTAATGCGCAGAGCTTTGCTGTCAATTCGAATACCGTAGTAGATATCGACTGGGCGGCGGTGACCTATCGCGACGATTTTGACGGCAGTCGCAACCACACCGGCTTTGATGTATTTATCGACCTGGGAATGCCGGAGCCGTCTTGGTCCGGAACGGCTCAACGCGAAATCGTGCTTTCACGATACAACGGGGTGCGCGACCGGCTTTACTCCAAATACATTTTAACAGATGCCGGAACCAATCAGATCGGTCATGCGCGGTTTGTAACCGATCTGTCCGAGCTTTTATACAGCGAAGACTCGCTGCAGGGATGGACTGCGCTGAATGTCAATAACGGTATCATGGAGCCGGTGGTTTCCGGTGGCATTTTAGCCGCGCAATACCAGGCCCCGACTTCGGGCTCGCCATGGGATCCCGGAGTTCAGGACGGTGCGCCGTTGCGGGTGGATATGGATGTCGCCAAAGAATTTGCGATGAAGTATCGCATTGCCGGTTACAGCGGCAGTTTTTCGACCGTGCCGATGGCGCTCTACGGATTTGTGCTGGGTGAGCTCGGCACGGCGCGTCAAGAAGATGTGCTGATTCCGGACGGCGAGTGGCATGTGTACCGCACGCGGCTGGATCAGTCTGTCGGAGCACTGAGCTGGCACGGCGATGTAAAAATCCGCCTGGATGTGCCCAACAGTGATCCGGGCAACTATCCGTCGAGCCATTTCATTGGCGGCAGCATTGAACTCGACTGGGTATCGGTTTCCGATGACGCACGGTTTACACCGTCGCAACCGCTGTGCGATGGCGGGCAGGTTTGGACCTTTGAGGATGATCGTACCTTTGCGCTTTCCGACGGCGGTGGGTTTAAGGGAACGGACGGGACGGTTCTGACTGATAAAGCTGATCTGGGCATTCAGAAAAACAAAATGAATTTTCTGCAGAAAAATGCGCTTAATCTGTCTCTTTCTCCGGGGACAACCTGGGCGGTGGACGAGTTCGATATCGGTATCAATGCCAGTTATGTTCACAACAATATGGGAGATGACATTCGTTATGCCTCTGCCAACGGCATGGCAACGATTATTACCTCATTGAATTCGCTGGGGGATTATTGGCTCGATGAAGGCACTGCCGATCAGCGTTTCAATCCACTGCGTAATCCACTTTCTTCCACGAACGCACCCAACACATTTTCGGTGGCGCATAATGTGATGGACCCGGTCGGGCTGGCACATTATCGCGGCACGATGGAATACCTCGGCAGATATTTTTCGGATCCGTCCGGCAAGAACGGCGAGCTGTATCGTTTTACGATCGGTAACGAGCTCGATCAGCACTGGGCTTGGTATAACCTCGGTGAAATCACAATGGAAGAGGTTGTGGAAATCTATCTCACCTCCTGCCGCATTGCCGACCTGGCGCTGCGTTCGCAGCATCCCGATTACCGCATTTATCTTTCGTTCACTCATTACTGGGACAAACTCGGCGGCATCGCGGATCCGTTGAAGTGCGCAAATATGCGCGATTTCCTCGATCTGTTCGCCGCACGCGCCAAAGAAGAGGGCGATTTCCCGTGGGCGCTGTGCATTCATCCGTATCCGCAAAGCCTGTTTGATCCCACCTTCTGGGATGACACCGGGCCGACGGATTCGTTTGATACAGAATATATGACCTTCAAAAATCTGCAGGTGGCGCGGCGCTATCTGCAGCAGGAGTCCATGCTCTATAATGGACAGGTACGTGGCATCAACCTCGGCGAACAAGGGTTCCATGTGGCCGTCGACGGCGACGCCGAAGATGAAGCCATCCAGGCGGCGGCAATGGCTTATTCCCATAAAATTGTTGAGCAGGTGCCGGATATCGAGGCCTACCTCTACCATCGTCAGGTCGACCATTCGCTGGAGGGAACCCTGCGCTTTGGTATCTGGGCGGACAATCCGGATGTCGACGGCCAACAGCTGTTCCGCCGGCGTCCGTCGTGGTATGTGCTGCGCGATTACGGCACTGATAATGAGTCAGCAACTCTGGATCCGTATCTGGCATATCTGCCGATCAGCAGCTGGGACGACATCAATCTGGCCGATATCAAACTCGATTATGACTTCGATGAACCGGATCCGAACATTACCACGATCCAACTTCCAATGTTTGGAACTGCCAACGGTGTCTTCTATGGAACAGTCGCCACCAACGACCCGCAGATGATCAACGCCAATATCAACACCTATGGTGACGGACAGGAAACCTTGCTGCTGCGTCTGAAAGCCGAGCGCAGCGGCAACTGGCAGCTGTTCTGGAAAAACGCCGGCGATGTCGCGTTTGCTCAGGCCCGATCAGCTCTGATCCCGGTTTCCGCATCCACTGTTTTTCAGATTGTCTCCGCTGATTTGTCGACCAACGCTCTTTGGGTCGGTCAGAATCTTAAAGCGTGGCGACTGGATCCCGTCGGTTCGACCACTGCTTATGACTTTGAACTCGATTACATCAAGTTCGGCCCCGCCGGAGATTTTGATGGTGACGGCATTACAGATGCTCTGGAATCTTCCGCCGACTCGGATGGCGACGGCCTGCCGGACTTTGCCGACACCGACTCCAACAACAACGGCTGGAGCGACACCCGTGAAGCTTCCAGAGGATGGAATGCTGCGTCTGATGATACGGATGGCGACGGCATGTCCAATGAGTGGGAAATTCAATACGGCTTTGATCCGCATGACGCACTGGAAGCGCAGTGGGATTTCGATGGCGACGGTTACGACTCGCTCGCTGAACACATTGCCCTGACCGATCCGGAAAACGGACTCGACTATTTCGTAATCGATGGTGTTGGCGAAGCCGTTGTTACGGTCGATGCCAAGGCCGGGCGCACCTACACGCTGCTTGCGGCAGCCAATCTGGTTTCCAATGTCTGGAATCCGGTGGATGTGCAGACGGTCGCCGTTGATGGTCCGCTGGTTCTGGTGGATACGAACGACACGGAAACAGCCGTGTACAGGGTGCGGGTGAGTAAATAG